One window from the genome of Onychomys torridus chromosome 20, mOncTor1.1, whole genome shotgun sequence encodes:
- the Dusp6 gene encoding dual specificity protein phosphatase 6, which produces MIDTLRPVPFASEMAISKTVAWLNEQLELGNERLLLMDCRPQELYESSHIESAINVAIPGIMLRRLQKGNLPVRALFTRCEDRDRFTRRCGTDTVVLYDENSSDWNENTGGESVLGLLLKKLKDEGCRAFYLEGGFSKFQAEFSLHCETNLDGSCSSSSPPLPVLGLGGLRISSDSSSDIESDLDRDPNSATDSDGSPLSNTQPSFPVEILPFLYLGCAKDSTNLDVLEEFGIKYILNVTPNLPNLFENAGEFKYKQIPISDHWSQNLSQFFPEAISFIDEARGKNCGVLVHCLAGISRSVTVTVAYLMQKLNLSMNDAYDIVKMKKSNISPNFNFMGQLLDFERTLGLSSPCDNRVPAQQLYFTAPANQNVYQVDSLQST; this is translated from the exons ATGATAGATACGCTCAGACCCGTGCCCTTCGCGTCGGAAATGGCGATCAGCAAGACGGTGGCGTGGCTCAACGAGCAGCTGGAGCTGGGCAACGAACGGCTGCTGCTGATGGACTGCCGACCGCAGGAGCTGTACGAGTCGTCGCACATCGAATCGGCCATCAACGTGGCCATCCCGGGCATCATGCTGCGGCGTCTGCAGAAGGGCAACCTGCCGGTGCGCGCGCTCTTCACGCGCTGCGAGGACCGGGACCGCTTTACCAGGCGCTGCGGCACCGACACCGTCGTGCTGTACGATGAGAACAGCAGCGACTGGAATGAGAACACCGGTGGGGAGTCGGTCCTCGGGCTGCTGCTCAAAAAACTCAAAGACGAGGGCTGCCGGGCGTTCTACCTGGAAG GTGGCTTCAGTAAGTTCCAGGCCGAGTTCTCCCTGCACTGCGAGACCAATCTAGACGGCTCGTGCAGCAGCAGCTCCCCGCCCTTGCCAGTGCTGGGGCTCGGGGGCCTGCGGATCAGCTCCGACTCTTCCTCGGACATTGAGTCTGACCTTGACCGAGACCCCAATAGTGCAACGGACTCAGATGGCAGCCCGCTGTCCAACACTCAGCCTTCCTTCCCGGTGGAGATTCTGCCCTTCCTTTACCTGGGCTGTGCCAAGGACTCTACCAATTTGGACGTGTTGGAGGAGTTTGGCATCAAGTACATCTTGAATGTCACCCCCAATTTACCCAACCTCTTTGAGAACGCAGGGGAGTTCAAATACAAGCAAATCCCCATTTCGGATCACTGGAGCCAAAACCTGTCCCAGTTTTTCCCCGAGGCCATTTCTTTCATAG ATGAAGCCCGAGGCAAAAACTGTGGTGTCTTGGTGCATTGCTTGGCAGGCATCAGCCGCTCTGTCACCGTGACTGTTGCTTACCTTATGCAGAAGCTCAACCTGTCCATGAACGATGCTTATGACATTGTCAAGATGAAGAAATCCAACATCTCCCCTAACTTCAACTTCATGGGCCAGCTGCTTGACTTTGAAAGGACACTGGGACTCAGCAGCCCCTGTGACAACCGTGTTCCAGCACAGCAGCTCTACTTCACCGCTCCCGCCAACCAGAACGTCTACCAGGTGGACTCCCTGCAGTCTACGTGA